In a genomic window of Penaeus vannamei isolate JL-2024 chromosome 10, ASM4276789v1, whole genome shotgun sequence:
- the LOC113824296 gene encoding glutamate receptor ionotropic, delta-1, which yields MHAAWKILWIFTLVPSSSARVPVPREGRMDKTTLQAINAVLKPESRDFCSFLLFEDPFTASDFSLDVSLLSKQWSVERFEVTADNDNITLDMSWPIAEARKVRNSSYCTRVVVLSDDPAFLTSFAESSLRGRLLVWATRLLVVTRLPLQELRRLLASSWTFSMMNAMALRMEDSSGYQSCGVYAHLPYSPAGAQVVRVASWSAWRGLTLVGGHKLFPQKFTNFHGATVNVTALPFRPYWTEKTEVAPNGTAVTTYTGSDALMMHAMAQALNFTFHVLPSKDWNEVTSQVVQRKSFIASVIHSHLPQREKIYDFTYNYEFVDLDFSLAKPSLRPSWQGLYYPLSNEVWLCILFVLLLTPFLATLVICNRESEGDVKTMSLKLIGSLLGQSMASGRGESAGSRVFVASWLVFAFVVGTAYRGNLTAALTLPKYPPRVETIAQLIETVDRVTMPPYGRDFQAFFLQSESEIYQALGSAMEIMPDILSGLNQIINKAHLQDQCPASPQVVAFIFRKGRKSHLDADRYLRVAIADHFTLADGSNSLYVGREKILTSIVGLPVPHDAPYKPQIDRFLMMMIEAGLYEKWSEDMLSDARRDARRKQLEQLEQLKRRSETAAEETEATEGNAKALSVTHMQGPLLLLLLGLMAAGLAFLAEVLAGKA from the exons ATGCACGCGGCCTGGAAGATCTTGTGGATTTTTACTTTGGTGCCAAGTTCATCTGCCCGAGTGCCAGTGCCACGGGAAGGAA GGATGGACAAAACGACACTTCAGGCGATCAACGCAGTGCTGAAACCTGAATCACGTGATTTctgttccttccttctattcGAAGATCCCTTTACTGCCTCTGACTTCTCTTTG GATGTGTCGCTTCTGTCCAAACAATGGAGCGTAGAAAGGTTTGAAGTGacggctgataatgataatataactctGGATATGTCCTGGCCAATTGCTGAAGCTCGGAAG GTGCGTAATTCATCGTACTGTACTAGAGTGGTCGTCCTGAGCGACGACCCCGCCTTCCTGACCTCCTTCGCCGAGTCGTCGCTCCGGGGCCGCCTCCTGGTGTGGGCCACGAGGCTCCTGGTCGTCACCCGCCTGCCCCTTCAGGAGCTCCGCcggctcctcgcctcctcctggaCCTTCTCCATGATGAACGCCATGGCGCTCCGTATGGAGGACTCATCAGGATACCAAAG CTGTGGCGTGTACGCCCATTTACCGTACAGTCCAGCTGGAGCGCAGGTGGTTCGCGTGGCTTCCTGGTCTGCTTGGAGAGGCTTGACTCTTGTCGGCGGACACAAGCTTTTCCCGCAAAAGTTCACGAA CTTCCACGGTGCCACAGTGAACGTCACAGCACTACCTTTCCGACCTTACTGGACCGAGAAGACGGAAGTGGCACCCAATGGCACCGCTGTCACGACGTACACGGGATCGGACGCCCTCATGATGCACGCCATGGCACAGGCGCTCAACTTCACATTCCACGTTCTTCCTTCTAAGGATTGGAACGAG GTGACCTCCCAAGTAGTCCAGCGCAAGTCCTTCATCGCCTCAGTGATCCACAGCCACCTCCCACAACGAGAGAAAATCTACGATTTCACCTACAACTACGAGTTCGTAGATTTGGACTTCAGTTTGGCCAAGCCCTCGCTCAGACCCAGCTGGCAGGGCCTGTACTATCCTCTGAGTAATGAAGTGTGGCTCTGTATCCTCTTTGTGCTTCTTTTGACTCCGTTTCTGGCTACGCTG GTGATCTGCaacagggagagcgaaggagacgtCAAGACAATGAGCCTCAAGCTGATCGGGTCCCTGCTGGGCCAGAGCATGGCGTCGGGGCGCGGAGAGAGCGCCGGCAGCCGCGTCTTCGTGGCCTCTTGGCTTGTCTTCGCCTTCGTCGTGGGCACGGCTTACCGGGGCAACCTCACCGCCGCCCTCACGCTGCCCAAATACCCGCCCCGGGTCGAAACCATTGCCCAGCTTATTGAGACGGTGGACAG AGTTACGATGCCACCTTATGGGCGGGATTTCCAAGCTTTCTTTCTGCAGTCGGAGTCGGAGATTTACCAAGCTCTCGGCTCTGCGATGGAAATCATGCCAGATATTCTCTCTGGTCTAAACCAGATCATTAACAA GGCTCATTTACAAGATCAGTGTCCAGCGTCCCCGCAGGTGGTCGCTTTCATATTCAGGAAGGGTAG AAAGTCCCACCTTGACGCGGATAGGTATTTAAGAGTTGCGATCGCCGACCACTTCACGCTAGCCGACGGAAGCAACAGCCTGTACGTAGGCCGGGAGAAGATCCTGACCTCGATCGTCGGCCTTCCGGTTCCACACGACGCGCCCTACAAACCGCAGATAGATCGGTTCCTCATGATGATGATCGAG GCCGGTCTGTACGAGAAGTGGAGCGAGGACATGCTGAGCGACGCCCGCAGGGACGCCCGAAGGAAGCAGCTGGAGCAGCTGGAGCAGCTGAAGCGGCGGAGCGAGACCGCGGCAGAGGAAACCGAAGCCACCGAAGGCAACGCGAAGGCTCTGAGCGTGACGCACATGCAGGGcccgctcctgctgctgctgttgggcCTCATGGCGGCCGGGTTGGCGTTCCTGGCGGAGGTCCTCGCCGGGAAGGCTTAG